The stretch of DNA atattagaaaattacaagaaaaatgaagatatatattataaaatatttgcGTGCCGCACAATTCtcgaaatattctgaaaaaagatCACCAATTACACaaaacacatacacaaacaaataaacatacatatttaaataaaaagttAACCTGTAAAGGATCTCAAAAacctaaaaaaattcaaatcactGTCATAATCATAATTCTATTAAAAAAATCTCTgttaaaattcggaaaaaaaactcgcacatatctagaaaaggtgTAGAGACACATTTCAATACGAATACTGCTTAATCTCTAAATccctcaacaacaacaaaaatcaatatatccatatttttatttttgcttcaatttttaatgaaaacattttttgataatatttctcgatacacgaTAGTAAGACGCActtctattattttttcaaatgtttatctcgaagctatcgagaatggcgtgcaaaaaattgaaaagttcgtTTTTTACCATGTACCCATTTTACGATGTATGGGagtcttgttggaaattgtaagggctattcatgtaatttttatcaagaattgaaaaaaaatattttttttagattttttttttaatttttataatattttatttcagtgtattgttttggaaatatttggtattttttatgaaaatttgaacaatttcctacattttatcatTCGATTGGAGTTTAGtagaaattttgtaaaaaatagagaaaatattttgttcataccgattaccgttacctattattcataaaaactccgtatacattcgtAAAAAGTTCACTATACtgaaaaattcgtttagaaaaaatataaacaattacatcggtgaataaaattttagtatgattccatgctgtggtggctgagagcagacgaaCGACTGCAAAGGATTAAATGACCAATACCTCTACACccgcaacgtttcactactatctgaggtggtgttgccaactcctaagacgagttttCATGAAATTCGTGAATACAATATTCAGGTACTCGTGTCTTAGCTCAAATTACATGCGTGTTGATTTCCGATCGTTCGAAAATCTCAGGAGGAAGGACAccacatataaataaataatataaatcaaataaaaacaaaggaatttttttttgttttttgaaccaAAAACCGGTCCATCAGAATGGGCAGTATTTTCTATCCGTTGATAAACAACTAACCTCGTTGATGTAATTCACTATAGCTCAGATGACAACTCTGAGAAGAAATGTTCGCTACGGTTCAATTCGTCATTAACAAAAAATTCTGCCTTGATTTAGAATTGATTAGTACTCATCGCGTTTTGAGTTTTATAAAACCGTGCATAAAACTATGAGATGAAACACATATCACTAAGGAAACGAACGATGCTGAAAATGACAACTTTCGGCAGGTGAAAAACAGTCATGGTAAAATGCAATAAAATACATTGAATAATTCATCAATCAGCAAATATATTCAATCACTCGTTCATAAGACTAGTTTGGCAAATCACAGTAATTTACAGGGTTCCAGGTGCTGGAGCCAGGTTCAGGGACTTCTGGTTTACGGCATGTCCGGCGAGTGAAGCCTTGTGGACAGCACCACGGTTGGCAGCGACATAAGTGGCAGAGTGCTCAACTGGGGCAACGACAACAGCGGCGGCATGATGGTGGTTATCCCAGTGTCCATGATGTCCCCAATGGTTGTTGATGGCAACAGCAGCTGGAACGTGGTGAGCATCCCAGTGACTGTTGACAGCGATGGCGGCTGGAACATGATGGGCATCCCAGTGGTTGTGGGCCAGGACTGGAGCATGATGAATCAGAGTGTTGTGGGCGAGGGATGCATGAGCCCAGCTGTGATGATCGTTAGATTGGACAACAGTTGGGTTGACCAGATGATGGGCAGCATGGGTCAAAACTGGAGCAGCATGATGAGCATAGACCGATGGAACGTACGAACCTTCAGCAACAACGGCGAGGGCCACCATGACTACAGCTGCGATGCActgaaatagaaaaaatagtCAGTTGAGATTATCAAATATTTTAGAAGCGAATATGATAAATACCTTCATGATTGTTGTTTTAAGGAACGATTGTTGTATTGCTATTGAAATGATCGTTGAAATAACTGTGatgaaattcaccagcgtttatcAGTATTTATACGAAAAATAGGTTCACGCATTTCAGTTGACGACACACGAAATGCGTAACACCGTTCACTTTTGCCACACCTCCAATAATGGGCCAACTACTCACAAGAAACGTTATATTATTTATTGATCATTAACCTTGAACATATTTGGTTAATACATATACCGGTGCAGCATTGAACTTGAGGTTTTAACTAATGATGCATTTATACGCTAGTTTAGCGCCAAAACAGGTTTCTACAATTACTCGAAATATCGCTTGGAAAGGGGTGAATGAATCGAgcgaatggaagaacaaaacaCATTATGTTATGAAAGGGTTCTATGAATATTGAAACTAGTGAAACGTTGAATCCATataaattgacgaatttactcTGTCTAGTATCACATTCAAATCTATCGTCAATTTGTACAGTTCTCTTAAGCGAAGCTTAAAACAACAATCATGAAGGTATTTGAACTATAT from Toxorhynchites rutilus septentrionalis strain SRP chromosome 3, ASM2978413v1, whole genome shotgun sequence encodes:
- the LOC129780241 gene encoding histidine-rich protein PFHRP-II-like → MKCIAAVVMVALAVVAEGSYVPSVYAHHAAPVLTHAAHHLVNPTVVQSNDHHSWAHASLAHNTLIHHAPVLAHNHWDAHHVPAAIAVNSHWDAHHVPAAVAINNHWGHHGHWDNHHHAAAVVVAPVEHSATYVAANRGAVHKASLAGHAVNQKSLNLAPAPGTL